The following coding sequences lie in one Enterococcus sp. 9E7_DIV0242 genomic window:
- the purQ gene encoding phosphoribosylformylglycinamidine synthase subunit PurQ produces MKFAVIVFPGSNCDMDMLWAVKNILGAEAEYVRHDAESLDGFDGVLLPGGFSYGDYLRCGAIARFSKIIEEVIRFADEGKPVFGTCNGFQILTEAGLLPGALIRNKSLHFVCKTAELKVTNAETKFTSAYEQDEIIRIPVAHGEGNYYCDEETLQRLKDNNQIVFTYNSENPNGSVADIAGIINEKGNVLGMMPHPERAVESLLGSEDGLRFFQSIINNFGKVNHLA; encoded by the coding sequence ATGAAATTTGCAGTGATTGTTTTTCCCGGATCAAACTGTGACATGGATATGCTGTGGGCGGTGAAAAATATTCTGGGGGCTGAGGCAGAGTACGTTCGTCATGATGCGGAAAGCTTGGACGGTTTTGATGGTGTTCTTTTGCCAGGCGGGTTTTCGTATGGTGATTATCTACGTTGTGGGGCAATCGCCCGTTTTTCTAAAATTATTGAAGAAGTGATTCGCTTTGCGGATGAAGGCAAACCGGTATTTGGTACGTGTAATGGCTTTCAGATCCTGACGGAGGCTGGCTTATTACCAGGTGCACTGATCAGAAATAAGTCGTTGCATTTTGTCTGTAAAACAGCAGAGTTGAAAGTAACGAACGCTGAAACCAAGTTTACTTCTGCTTACGAGCAGGATGAGATTATCCGCATTCCTGTGGCGCATGGCGAGGGAAATTACTACTGTGATGAAGAGACTTTGCAAAGATTAAAGGACAACAATCAGATTGTCTTCACGTATAACAGTGAGAATCCAAACGGTAGTGTGGCGGATATTGCAGGAATCATTAATGAAAAAGGAAATGTACTTGGCATGATGCCCCATCCAGAACGAGCAGTAGAAAGTCTGCTAGGTTCAGAAGATGGCTTGCGTTTCTTTCAATCGATTATCAATAATTTTGGAAAGGTGAATCATTTAGCATGA
- the purC gene encoding phosphoribosylaminoimidazolesuccinocarboxamide synthase, with protein sequence MGHLWVEYLDQATALNGARKDEVLGKAELNNQITSIIFEELASKGIASHFIRKLSNNEQLVAQVKIIPLEVVVRNFAAGSFSKRLAVEEGKKLKSPVLEFYYKDDALDDPFINDDHVKLLGIAEEEEIAAIKTAAYAVNAALIELFDEIGIRLIDFKIEFGRAADGSILLADEISPDTCRLWDKETNDHLDKDVYRRGIGDIVPVYQEVFSRLKNK encoded by the coding sequence ATGGGGCACCTATGGGTAGAGTATCTGGATCAAGCGACAGCATTGAATGGTGCAAGAAAGGATGAAGTTCTTGGAAAAGCAGAGCTGAACAATCAGATTACCTCTATCATTTTCGAAGAGCTGGCGTCGAAAGGGATTGCAAGTCACTTTATCCGAAAGCTTTCAAATAACGAACAATTAGTTGCTCAGGTAAAGATTATTCCTCTAGAGGTTGTTGTTCGCAATTTTGCAGCAGGAAGTTTTTCAAAAAGATTAGCAGTAGAGGAAGGAAAAAAATTGAAATCACCTGTTTTAGAATTCTATTACAAGGATGATGCACTGGATGATCCATTTATCAATGATGACCATGTGAAGCTATTGGGGATTGCTGAGGAGGAAGAAATTGCTGCAATCAAAACAGCTGCATATGCAGTCAATGCAGCCCTGATTGAATTATTTGACGAAATAGGGATTCGATTGATCGACTTCAAAATAGAATTTGGCAGAGCTGCGGATGGAAGCATTTTATTAGCAGATGAGATTTCCCCAGATACGTGCCGTCTTTGGGATAAAGAAACAAACGATCATTTAGATAAGGATGTTTACCGTAGAGGTATAGGTGACATTGTTCCGGTTTATCAAGAAGTATTTTCAAGATTAAAAAATAAATAA
- the purS gene encoding phosphoribosylformylglycinamidine synthase subunit PurS gives MYFVKVYVTYKDSVLDPQGEAVKGAIHRLGFEAIEEVRIGKYFEIKVAKSDQPIEASIEKICDSLLANVNMETYRYEIMEEA, from the coding sequence ATGTATTTTGTAAAGGTATATGTAACGTATAAGGATTCAGTGTTAGACCCTCAAGGAGAAGCTGTGAAGGGGGCCATTCATCGTTTGGGCTTTGAAGCAATTGAAGAGGTCCGTATTGGTAAATACTTTGAAATCAAAGTAGCCAAATCCGACCAACCGATCGAAGCAAGTATTGAAAAAATTTGTGACAGCTTACTAGCGAATGTCAACATGGAAACTTATCGATATGAAATCATGGAGGAAGCTTAG